A part of Rattus rattus isolate New Zealand chromosome 4, Rrattus_CSIRO_v1, whole genome shotgun sequence genomic DNA contains:
- the Mad2l1bp gene encoding MAD2L1-binding protein has protein sequence MAASGQEDRSELSPAAAPNLDWTEKPEETRAPGVDLETVIPPAQEPSNSVEPFCPRDLVPVVFPGPVSQEGCCQFTCELLKHIMYQRQQLPLPYEQLKHFYRKSSPQAEDTARKKPRLATEASNRKCQQALVELESVLSHLRDFFARTLVPQVLILLGGNALSPKEFYELDLSRLAPFSVDQGLNTAACLRHLFRAIFLADAFSELQAPPLMGTIVMVQGHRDCGEDWFRPKLNYRVPSRGHKLTVTLSCGRPSVPAMASEDYIWFQAPVTLKGFHE, from the exons ATGGCCGCATCCGGGCAGGAGGATAGGTCGGAGCTGTCCCCTGCTGCTGCCCCAA ATTTGGATTGGACTGAGAAGCCGGAAGAAACTCGTGCACCCGGGGTAGATCTTGAGACCGTCATCCCGCCAGCCCAGGAACCTTCCAATTCTGTGGAGCCCTTTTGCCCAAGAGACCTGGTGCCGGTGGTGTTTCCTGGACCCGTGAGCCAGGAAGGCTGCTGCCAGTTCACTTGTGAACTTCTAAAGCATATCATGTACCAACGCCAACAGCTCCCTTTGCCCTATGAACAGCTGAAGCACTTCTACCGGAAATCTTCTCCCCAG GCAGAGGACACAGCAAGGAAGAAACCTCGGCTCGCCACTGAGGCGAGCAACAGGAAGTGTCAACAGGCTCTGGTGGAACTGGAGAGTGTCCTCAGTCACCTACGAGACTTCTTTGCCCGAACACTAGTGCCACAAGTGTTGATCCTTCTTGGAGGCAATGCCCTCAGCCCCAAAGAATTCTATGAACTCGACCTGTCCAGGCTGGCCCCGTTCAGTGTGGACCAGGGCCTGAACACAGCAGCGTGCTTGCGTCATCTCTTCAGAGCCATCTTCTTGGCGGATGCATTTAGTGAGCTGCAGGCTCCCCCACTCATGGGTACCATTGTCATGGTACAGGGCCACCGTGACTGTGGAGAAGATTGGTTTCGACCCAAATTAAACTACCGGGTGCCCAGCCGGGGTCACAAACTCACCGTGACACTGTCCTGTGGCAGACCTTCCGTCCCAGCCATGGCTTCCGAGGATTACATTTGGTTCCAGGCACCAGTGACACTTAAAGGTTTCCATGAGTGA
- the Rsph9 gene encoding radial spoke head protein 9 homolog translates to MDADSLLLSLELASGSGQGLSPDRRASLLTSLMLVKRDYRFARVLFWGRILGLVADYYIAQGLSEDQLAPRKTLYSLNCTEWSLLPPATEEMVTQTSVVNGRFMGDPSHEYEHTELQKVSEGDKVFDEEVVVQIKEETRLVSIIDQIDKAVAIVPRGALFKTPFGVTHVNRTFEGLPLSEIKKLSSYFHFREAIDLKNKTLLEKADLEPSLDFLDSLEYDIPRGSWSIQMERGNSLVVLRSLLWPGLTFYHAPRSKNYGYIYVGTGEKNMDLPFML, encoded by the exons ATGGACGCGGACAGCCTCTTGTTGTCGCTGGAGCTGGCATCTGGCAGTGGGCAGGGTCTCAGCCCGGACCGTCGGGCCTCGCTGCTCACGTCCCTTATGCTGGTTAAACGGGATTACCGCTTCGCGCGGGTCCTCTTCTGGGGCCGCATCCTCGGCCTTGTCGCGGATTACTACATCGCACAGGGCCTGAGTGAGGACCAACTCGCACCACGCAAGACGCTCTACAG CCTGAACTGCACAGAGTGGAGCCTCTTGCCCCCGGCCACAGAGGAGATGGTGACACAGACATCTGTGGTGAATGGCCGCTTCATGGGTGATCCTTCACACGAGTATGAACACACTGAGCTCCAGAAGGTCAGCGAAGGTGACAAGGTCTTTGATGAAGAAGTGGTG GTCCAAATCAAGGAGGAGACTCGCTTGGTGTCCATCATCGACCAGATTGACAAGGCTGTGGCCATCGTCCCTCGAGGTGCCCTCTTCAAGACCCCTTTTGGAGTCACCCACGTCAATCGGACCTTTGAAG gccTGCCCTTGTCTGAGATCAAGAAGCTTAGCTCGTACTTCCACTTCAGGGAGGCCATTGACCTGAAGAACAAGACCTTGCTTGAGAAGGCAGACTTGGAGCCCTCACTGGATTTCCTGGACTCCCTGGAGTATGACATCCCCAGAG GCTCTTGGAGCATCCAGATGGAAAGGGGCAACTCGCTGGTGGTGCTGCGCAGCCTGCTCTGGCCAGGCCTCACCTTCTACCACGCTCCCCGCTCCAAGAACTACGGCTACATCTATGTGGGCACAGGCGAGAAGAACATGGACCTGCCCTTCATGCTGTAG